A part of Microbacterium atlanticum genomic DNA contains:
- a CDS encoding MFS transporter yields the protein MRERTLPLVLTLVAAQLVVMLDSSILNVALPSIADDLGLTAVGTAWVLNAYFLTFGGLLLISGRAADVFGRRRMFLSGATVLAAGSLIGGFASDDAVLVAARLVQGAGSAMLSPAAMSVILATFTGVSRARAMSWWGAASTVGGALGVAVGGVVTGALGWQSVMFVTAAAAVLVGGAGLVLLERDHPATRRPFDAAGAAMVTVAAGAVVFAVLSVPHAGLASVEVVAAALVALGAGAGFLLVERRSADPVLPLPALKEPRVAGGIFVNLLGGGARIACFVLVALLIQQVLEYEPAAAGLAMLPTSLAGFAVSTLVLPRALARFGPEKVAVMGLLMLVAAHVLFSAIDHGVPYLWRLLPVLIVAAAGVAFSFTPTTLVIADGMAASNAGVSSGLASSTAQIGGALGIAAFGAVDAYRRAAVLSAGGSELAAAEAGLSAAHLAAAAAAALAACVAIATFPSLRPRRRRAGRTASRPGFGARKRCP from the coding sequence ATGCGTGAGCGCACCCTGCCGCTCGTCCTCACGCTCGTCGCCGCACAGCTGGTGGTCATGCTGGACTCCAGCATCCTCAACGTCGCGCTGCCGTCGATCGCCGACGACCTCGGTCTCACCGCCGTCGGCACGGCGTGGGTGCTCAACGCCTACTTCCTGACGTTCGGCGGGCTCCTGCTGATCTCCGGACGCGCCGCCGACGTCTTCGGCCGGCGCCGGATGTTCCTCAGCGGTGCCACGGTGCTCGCGGCAGGTTCCCTGATCGGCGGCTTCGCTTCCGACGACGCCGTGCTCGTCGCCGCGCGGCTGGTGCAGGGCGCAGGGTCGGCCATGCTCAGTCCCGCCGCCATGTCCGTCATCCTCGCGACCTTCACCGGGGTGTCCCGGGCCCGGGCGATGAGCTGGTGGGGAGCCGCCTCCACCGTCGGCGGGGCCCTGGGCGTCGCCGTCGGCGGCGTCGTCACCGGCGCCCTCGGCTGGCAGAGCGTCATGTTCGTCACCGCGGCGGCGGCTGTCCTCGTGGGCGGCGCGGGACTGGTCCTCCTGGAGCGCGACCATCCCGCGACCCGCCGGCCCTTCGACGCCGCGGGTGCGGCGATGGTCACCGTGGCCGCCGGCGCGGTGGTGTTCGCGGTCCTGAGCGTCCCGCACGCCGGACTCGCATCCGTCGAGGTCGTCGCCGCGGCGCTCGTCGCCCTCGGTGCCGGCGCAGGATTCCTCCTGGTCGAACGCCGCAGCGCCGACCCGGTCCTCCCGCTTCCGGCGCTGAAAGAGCCGCGGGTCGCCGGTGGGATCTTCGTGAACCTGCTCGGCGGCGGGGCACGGATCGCCTGCTTCGTGCTCGTCGCGCTGCTGATCCAGCAGGTGCTCGAGTACGAGCCCGCAGCCGCCGGCCTGGCCATGCTTCCGACCTCGCTCGCGGGGTTCGCGGTCAGCACGCTGGTCCTGCCGCGGGCGCTCGCGCGCTTCGGACCGGAGAAGGTCGCGGTCATGGGGCTGCTCATGCTCGTTGCCGCGCACGTTCTCTTCTCGGCCATCGACCACGGCGTTCCCTATCTCTGGCGGCTCCTTCCCGTTCTGATCGTCGCGGCCGCGGGCGTGGCCTTCAGCTTCACCCCCACCACGCTGGTGATCGCCGACGGCATGGCCGCCAGCAACGCCGGCGTCAGCTCCGGCCTGGCATCCTCGACGGCGCAGATCGGCGGTGCGCTGGGCATCGCGGCGTTCGGCGCCGTCGACGCCTACCGCCGCGCGGCCGTGCTGTCCGCCGGCGGGAGCGAGCTGGCCGCCGCCGAGGCGGGCCTCTCGGCCGCTCACCTCGCTGCCGCCGCGGCCGCCGCGCTCGCCGCGTGCGTCGCGATCGCGACCTTCCCTTCGCTGCGCCCCCGACGCCGCCGAGCCGGCCGGACGGCGAGCCGGCCGGGATTCGGTGCGAGGAAGCGTTGTCCCTAG